In one Watersipora subatra chromosome 6, tzWatSuba1.1, whole genome shotgun sequence genomic region, the following are encoded:
- the LOC137398252 gene encoding general transcription factor II-I repeat domain-containing protein 2A-like has product MWLAQIPTAINSGPLKRTQSFLSLQVVKDWARQPIVKAEKRQQKYAAEEKWRIKVNLSELFGNFVYLLATVLVRNWGSESVEHNCKPDESKPNNVTTDGSPNLTGKNVGLLRIIQNRVKDENPDQDVIFLPCIIHQESLCKSVSQLNRVVSHVVKLVNLIRAKQLQHHHFLKFLEETDADHQDLLYHSRVCWLCLGKVFQRVWELKEEIGAFLESQRKADEFLELSNKSWLCDFAFAADVFSHINELNMKLQEKDQFVQDMYTNVKAFKSKLLVACSLSQDPDTAPKELQLELIDLQSDPVLKEKFNSLKLNDFYASLYEAAFPNLRRTAQKMLALFSLTYLCEQLFSIMNINKASNSSQLTDQHLRSILRIATTKLTPDFDALAKKGDQQHCSH; this is encoded by the exons atgtggcttgcccaaataccaacagcgatcaactcag GTCCATTGAAGAGGACTCAGAGCTTTTTGAGCCTTCAGGTGGTTAAAGATTGGGCCAGACAGCCTATAGTTAAAGCTGAAAAGCGTCAGCAGAAATATGCCGCAGAagaaaaatggagaataaaagtTAATCTATCT GAACTCTTCGGCAACTTTGTATATTTGTTAGCGACTGTTCTTGTCAGAAACTGGGGCTCGGAGAGTGTTGAGCATAACTGCAAACCTGATGAA AGTAAACCTAACAACGTCACCACAGATGGATCTCCGAATTTAACGGGGAAAAACGTTGGCCTGCTGAGGATAATCCAGAATAGAGTCAAAGATGAAAATCCTGACCAGGATGTTATTTTTCTCCCCTGCATCATCCACCAGGAATCTCTATGTAAATCGGTATCACAGCTGAATCGTGTTGTGAGTCATGTCGTGAAACTCGTCAACTTGATTCGCGCAAAGCAACTTCAGCACCATCACTTCCTTAAGTTTTTGGAGGAAACTGATGCGGATCACCAGGACCTGCTTTATCACTCCCGAGTCTGCTGGTTATGTTTGGGCAAAGTGTTTCAACGAGTGTGGGAGCTCAAAGAGGAGATTGGTGCATTTTTGGAGTCACAGAGAAAGGCTGATGAATTTCTTGAGCTGAGCAACAAGAGCTGGCTGTGTGACTTTGCGTTTGCTGCGGACGTATTTTCACACATTAATGAGCTCAACATGAAACTACAGGAGAAGGATCAGTTTGTGCAGGACATGTACACAAACGTGAAAGCCTTCAAATCCAAGCTG TTGGTGGCCTGTTCCCTGTCACAAGACCCCGATACAGCTCCAAAGGAGCTGCAGCTTGAACTGATCGACCTTCAGTCCGACCCAGTCTTAAAAGAGAAGTTCAACTCTTTGAAACTGAATGACTTTTATGCTTCACTCTATGAAGCCGCATTTCCAAATCTCCGGAGGACAGCGCAGAAGATGCTGGCGTTGTTCAGCTTGACCTACTTGTGTGAACAGTTGTTCAGCATCATGAACATCAACAAGGCTAGCAACAGTTCTCAATTAACGGACCAACACCTCAGATCCATCCTGAGAATTGCTACAACTAAACTCACTCCAGACTTTGATGCGCTGGCTAAAAAGGGGGACCAACAGCACTGTTCCCACTGA